A genome region from Clupea harengus chromosome 7, Ch_v2.0.2, whole genome shotgun sequence includes the following:
- the ppm1f gene encoding protein phosphatase 1F: MMVTVESGVAQSFLEKFLKEFPEPFSPDNPPPVNPLSRKVSHEEIRGESLDLGLRLLAAREAPPSVSVALCQAAVSELMKSDLTPFQLPQETEQQQEEDQPPVILLECEGLQHLFLNKLREVAASWRQQLPAAQRASTRFSRCCVHAIRNTRRKMEDRHVTVADFNRLLGIQDGVDRQYYAVFDGHGGGDAATFAATHLHVVLSQQEDLVKDPGAAFKATFTHVDDMFKVKAKRERLRSGSTGIVVLLAGDWLHVSWLGDSQAMLVRQGEPVILMDPHKPEREDEKQRIENLGGCIAFMGCWRVNGTYAVSRAIGDFDQKPYVSNMADCSSVQLAGDEDYVLLACDGFFDVVRPSEVPGLVLEALREMEGRGGCEEVAQRLVAQAKAAGSSDNITVLVVFLREPGQLLLQDQGSPGQAGAAAQG, translated from the exons ATGATGGTTACTGTTGAGTCTGGCGTGGCTCAGTCCTTCCTGGAGAAGTTTCTGAAGGAGTTCCCGGAGCCGTTCAGCCCAGACAACCCTCCGCCTGTCAACCCCCTGAGCCGCAAAGTCAGCCATGAGGAGATCAGGGGGGAGAGCCTTGATCTCGGCCTCCGCCTGCTCGCAGCCAG ggAGGCCCCTCCATCTGTAAGTGTGGCCCTGTGTCAGGCTGCGGTGTCCGAGCTGATGAAGAGCGACCTCACGCCTTTTCAGCTTCCACAGGAGACCGAACAGCAGCAAGAGGAGGACCAACCGCCCGTCATCT TGCTGGAGTGTGAGGGTCTGCAGCACCTGTTCCTCAACAAGCTCCGGGAGGTGGCCGCCTCCTGGAGGCAGCAGCTGCCCGCGGCCCAGAGGGCCTCCACGCGCTTCAGCCGATGCTGTGTGCACGCCATCCGCAACACCCGCAGGAAGATGGAGGACCGGCACGTGACCGTAGCAGATTTCAACCGGCTCCTTGGCATACAG GACGGTGTGGACAGGCAGTACTACGCTGTGTTTGATGGACACGGAGGCGGAGATGCTGCCACGTTCGCAGCCACCCACCTTCACGTCGTTCTAAGCCAACAAGAGGACTTGGTGAAAGACCCAGGCGCTGCATTCAAAGCTACCTTCACCCATGTCGATGACATGTTCAAGGTTAAGGCCAAGAGAGAG CGCCTGCGAAGTGGCAGCACAGGTATAGTGGTGTTGCTGGCTGGGGACTGGCTGCATGTGTCCTGGCTTGGAGACTCTCAGGCCATGCTGGTCAGACAGGGGGAGCCGGTGATTTTGATGGACCCCCACAAGCCAGAAAGAGAG GATGAAAAGCAGAGGATCGAGAATCTGGGAGGCTGTATTGCCTTCATGGGTTGCTGGCGCGTGAATGGGACTTACGCTGTCTCCCGAGCCATCG GCGATTTTGACCAGAAGCCGTATGTCTCCAACATGGCCGACTGCTCGTCCGTGCAGCTGGCCGGTGACGAGGACTACGTCCTGCTGGCGTGTGATGGCTTCTTCGACGTGGTGCGGCCGTCCGAGGTGCCGGGCCTGGTGCTGGAGGCCCTGAGGGAGATGGAAGGCCGGGGGGGCTGCGAGGAGGTGGCCCAGCGGCTGGTGGCCCAGGCCAAGGCGGCCGGCTCCAGCGACAACATCACCGTCCTGGTGGTGTTCCTGCGCGAGCCCGGCCAGCTTCTGCTCCAAGACCAGGGCTCCCCGGGGCAGGCCGGCGCAGCGGCACAGGGCTAG